A portion of the uncultured Bacteroides sp. genome contains these proteins:
- the cbiD gene encoding cobalt-precorrin-5B (C(1))-methyltransferase CbiD, translating into MILIFGGTTEGKAVVKVVDEAGQPYYYSTKGEWQEVSCLNGIRLSGGMDINAMTRFCLEKEIRLLIDAAHPFAVQLHQTIADASEQLGIPVIRYERIYPPRDKEIIWCENYEDAVKKLKLKGIQRLLALTGVQTINKLRDYWMEHDCWFRVLQRESSVQMAVSEGFNSQRIVFYHPEEDEKKLLNELRPDAIITKESGESGGFIEKVKAAQQIGISVFVIKRPLLPDGFFTVNGEHGLRRTIEQFLPGFFPLRTGFTTGSCATAASVAALKTVLTKKEQDSATILLPNGESLSLAVNCSRLVSDNSATSIVIKDAGDDPDVTNGIEIVATVSTSDENLSDDEIKNNHAINSSSDTSPIILRRDEKTGGAKKNPIIILCGGIGIGRITLPGLGLEINAPAINHSPRKMIEENLRALLAELEASLTTVTVTLSVPVGAEIAKRTFNPRLGIEGGISIIGTSGIVKPFSSEAFINSIRKEIEVVKATGSDRLVINSGAKSERSVRKIYPTLPAQAFVHYGNFIGETLKIASELNIRKVTLGIMIGKAVKLAEGFLDTHSKNTTMNRAFLQQIAKKSGCESQKVDIIGNITLARELWTLLSTDEQTRFFSLLLENCMKHAAPLLPHGDLTILLLNEEGTVF; encoded by the coding sequence ATGATTTTAATTTTCGGAGGAACAACAGAAGGGAAAGCGGTCGTTAAGGTAGTTGATGAAGCCGGACAACCTTATTACTACTCTACCAAAGGAGAGTGGCAGGAGGTATCTTGTCTCAATGGAATACGTCTTTCCGGTGGAATGGACATAAATGCGATGACTCGTTTTTGTCTGGAGAAAGAAATTCGCCTATTGATCGATGCTGCTCATCCGTTTGCCGTACAACTGCACCAAACGATTGCCGATGCTTCTGAACAACTAGGCATTCCGGTGATACGTTACGAACGAATCTATCCTCCACGAGATAAAGAGATTATTTGGTGCGAAAATTATGAGGATGCTGTAAAAAAACTTAAACTAAAGGGAATACAACGCTTATTGGCCCTTACTGGTGTACAAACTATCAATAAACTTCGTGATTATTGGATGGAACACGACTGTTGGTTTCGTGTGCTTCAACGCGAATCTTCCGTTCAAATGGCTGTAAGTGAAGGATTTAATTCTCAACGAATCGTCTTTTATCATCCTGAAGAAGATGAAAAGAAACTACTGAACGAACTTCGACCAGATGCGATCATTACTAAGGAAAGTGGAGAATCGGGCGGATTCATCGAGAAGGTGAAAGCAGCGCAACAAATAGGCATTTCTGTATTTGTAATAAAACGTCCATTATTGCCAGATGGTTTCTTTACGGTAAATGGAGAACATGGTTTGCGTAGGACTATCGAACAATTTCTTCCCGGATTTTTTCCGTTGCGCACAGGATTCACTACTGGAAGTTGTGCTACGGCAGCTTCTGTGGCAGCGCTTAAAACTGTATTGACAAAGAAAGAACAAGATAGCGCTACGATCCTTTTACCCAACGGAGAAAGTCTCTCGCTGGCAGTAAATTGTAGTCGTCTTGTTTCCGACAATTCTGCCACAAGTATTGTTATCAAAGATGCCGGAGATGATCCAGACGTTACCAACGGAATCGAAATTGTTGCTACGGTTTCGACCAGTGATGAGAATCTTAGTGACGATGAAATCAAGAATAATCATGCTATAAATAGTTCTTCGGACACTTCTCCTATCATCCTTAGAAGAGATGAAAAAACAGGTGGTGCAAAAAAAAATCCCATTATAATTCTTTGTGGTGGAATAGGAATAGGGAGAATAACTCTTCCAGGATTAGGGCTGGAGATTAATGCTCCTGCTATTAATCACTCTCCTCGTAAGATGATAGAGGAAAATCTTAGAGCTTTGCTTGCAGAACTCGAAGCCTCCCTCACAACGGTTACTGTTACTCTTTCAGTTCCTGTTGGTGCGGAAATAGCTAAACGAACCTTCAATCCACGTTTGGGTATTGAGGGAGGTATATCCATTATTGGTACTTCAGGTATTGTAAAGCCTTTTTCATCGGAAGCATTTATTAATTCCATTCGTAAAGAGATAGAAGTAGTCAAGGCTACAGGTAGTGACAGACTAGTGATTAATTCCGGTGCAAAGAGTGAGAGATCTGTTCGCAAAATCTACCCGACACTACCTGCACAAGCTTTTGTACACTATGGTAACTTTATTGGCGAGACTCTAAAGATTGCTTCCGAACTAAATATCAGAAAAGTTACTTTAGGTATTATGATTGGAAAGGCAGTAAAGTTGGCCGAAGGATTTCTCGATACGCATAGCAAGAACACCACGATGAACAGAGCTTTTTTGCAACAGATAGCCAAGAAGTCTGGTTGCGAATCTCAAAAGGTCGATATTATAGGTAATATAACCCTTGCTCGCGAACTTTGGACACTCCTTTCTACTGATGAGCAAACTCGCTTCTTCTCTTTATTACTTGAAAATTGCATGAAACATGCTGCCCCACTTCTACCTCACGGAGATCTCACTATCCTATTACTTAATGAAGAAGGAACGGTCTTTTAA
- a CDS encoding DUF3307 domain-containing protein, which produces MEITGFDILFRLLFAHIFSDFIIQSDKLVSSKNKKKVASHIYHSLTHAVLSYCILLQWDKWYILPIIFISHLLIDLWKTNQKDGLNSFVIDQSLHLLVIISLWLTLTGQFNQLADSLMYLLKNEQFWVIAIAYLLILKPSSIFLSLFTKRWRMNHEIMNNLQNAGCWIGYLERIMILTFVLMNQIEAIGFLLAAKSIFRFGELNNAKDIKTTEYVLIGTFASFIIAIMVGLSVRSLL; this is translated from the coding sequence ATGGAAATAACAGGGTTTGACATTCTTTTCAGACTACTATTCGCACATATTTTCTCTGATTTCATTATCCAATCTGATAAATTGGTCAGTAGCAAGAATAAGAAGAAAGTCGCTTCTCACATCTATCACAGTCTGACACATGCTGTTTTATCCTATTGTATTCTTTTACAATGGGATAAATGGTATATACTACCTATTATATTTATCTCTCATCTGCTTATTGATCTATGGAAAACTAATCAGAAAGACGGACTTAACTCTTTTGTAATTGATCAGAGTCTACATCTATTGGTTATTATTTCATTATGGCTCACACTTACCGGACAATTTAATCAACTAGCAGATTCTTTAATGTATCTGCTAAAGAACGAACAATTTTGGGTCATTGCGATAGCTTATTTGCTGATTTTAAAACCTTCATCCATCTTTTTATCACTATTTACCAAGAGGTGGAGGATGAATCATGAAATAATGAATAACTTGCAAAATGCGGGATGCTGGATTGGTTATTTAGAGAGAATTATGATCTTGACATTTGTTCTTATGAATCAGATAGAAGCGATAGGATTTTTGCTTGCTGCGAAGTCTATCTTTCGTTTTGGTGAGCTAAATAACGCGAAAGATATAAAGACAACAGAATATGTGTTGATAGGCACATTTGCCAGTTTCATAATTGCGATCATGGTTGGGTTGAGTGTAAGAAGTCTGTTGTAA
- a CDS encoding patatin-like phospholipase family protein, which yields MEITTRSYNIGYALSGGFIKGFAHLGVMQALLEHGIRPDIISGVSAGALAGVFYADGNEPYKVLDYFSGHKFQDLTRMVIPKVGLFELGEFQEFLRTNLKAQKLEELKIPLIVTATDLDHGRSVQFRKGSIAERIAASCCMPVLFAPVKINGVHYVDGGLFMNLPATIIRQECDKVVAINVSPLNMEKYKMNIVGIALRSYHLMFRANTFKEFEHCDLLIEPYNLNGFSNRELQKAEEIFELGYKTGSEQLTRLIEERGKIWK from the coding sequence ATGGAAATTACAACTCGGTCATATAATATCGGTTATGCCTTAAGCGGTGGCTTTATCAAGGGATTTGCTCATTTAGGCGTTATGCAGGCCTTGTTGGAACATGGCATTCGTCCGGACATCATTTCCGGAGTGAGTGCTGGTGCATTGGCGGGAGTATTCTATGCTGACGGAAATGAGCCTTACAAAGTACTCGATTATTTCTCCGGACACAAGTTTCAAGACCTTACAAGGATGGTTATACCTAAAGTGGGACTGTTCGAATTGGGCGAGTTTCAGGAATTCTTAAGAACGAACCTCAAAGCTCAAAAGCTGGAAGAACTGAAAATACCGCTCATTGTGACTGCAACCGACTTGGATCATGGCAGAAGTGTTCAGTTTCGTAAAGGAAGCATAGCCGAACGCATTGCTGCTTCGTGCTGCATGCCCGTACTCTTTGCCCCGGTTAAAATCAATGGCGTGCACTATGTGGATGGTGGATTGTTCATGAATCTGCCTGCTACCATCATTCGCCAAGAGTGTGATAAAGTGGTAGCCATCAACGTAAGCCCTCTTAATATGGAGAAATATAAGATGAACATTGTGGGCATTGCTCTGCGTTCTTATCATCTGATGTTCAGAGCCAATACATTCAAGGAATTTGAACATTGTGATTTATTGATAGAGCCTTATAATCTGAATGGATTCAGTAACCGTGAGTTACAAAAGGCTGAAGAAATCTTTGAATTAGGCTACAAGACAGGAAGTGAACAGTTGACACGGCTCATCGAAGAAAGAGGAAAAATATGGAAGTAA
- a CDS encoding ECF transporter S component yields the protein METTAKLYSLNLSNSRTYLFTLLFVVGNLVFPQLCHLTPYGGPTLLPIYFFTLIASYKYGLRVGLLTALFSPIANSLLFGMPPVAVLPIILIKSGLLAVTAAAAAHYSKKISLGAILIAILGYQLIGTAIEWAIVGDFYDAAQDFRMGIPGMLIQLFGGYALLKAIAKI from the coding sequence ATGGAAACAACAGCTAAGCTCTATTCGCTGAACCTCAGCAATTCAAGAACGTACCTTTTCACCTTACTCTTTGTTGTAGGAAACCTGGTATTCCCCCAACTTTGCCACCTTACTCCGTATGGTGGACCCACTCTTTTACCTATTTATTTCTTTACGTTGATAGCCTCTTATAAGTATGGCTTACGAGTAGGATTACTGACTGCACTCTTCTCTCCTATTGCCAACAGTCTATTATTTGGAATGCCGCCGGTAGCTGTGTTGCCAATTATCTTAATCAAATCGGGATTACTTGCTGTCACTGCTGCTGCCGCCGCTCATTACAGTAAAAAAATCTCTCTTGGAGCCATCTTGATTGCAATCTTAGGTTATCAACTAATAGGCACAGCTATTGAATGGGCAATTGTAGGTGATTTTTATGATGCCGCACAAGATTTTCGTATGGGTATTCCGGGCATGCTCATTCAGTTGTTTGGAGGATATGCTTTGTTGAAAGCTATTGCTAAAATCTGA
- the cobM gene encoding precorrin-4 C(11)-methyltransferase has protein sequence MKTAILLVSSKSLPIAQTICRELTESSIYTITEAKGCEQIENLAHFVKDEFHHFNAFIFIGAMGICVRSIASCLEDKYTDPAVINVDSTGRYVVSVLSGHIGGANELTQHVAAILGAEAVVTTQSDNNGLWALDTLAKKYNWTSSISGDSMNHIITAFVNGQPTALLLDIKDSGTQYLEQTCPDHITIFYHFNEIIQEDYQLILAVTPFIYSSATPMLSYYPAVMHLGIGCRKNCSPNGIGSYIHKELLNHKIAAQSVSSISTIELKKDEPLLLHLFEEFPQSCLHIYSADELKEIEVPNPSERVFEATGVYGVAEASALKSAANGPLLIEKEKGMLTENNNFTFALALDSSALRSGHIEIVGAGPGDPELVSVRGQRMLQEADLILYAGSLVPRELTLCAKVGATVRSSASMSLEEQFALMKSFYDKGLFIVRLHTGDPCIYGAIQEQMAFFDKHSMSYHITPGISSFQAAAAALQSQFTIPEKVQTIILTRGEGRTPMPEKEKLHLLARSQSTMCIFLSASVVDQVQEELLQHYPPTTPVAACYHLTWKDERIFRGELKDLARIVKENELTLTTMIVVGDAIDNRKGLSHLYSSKFTHLFRRSEDDKEEA, from the coding sequence ATGAAAACAGCCATCTTACTTGTTTCTTCCAAGAGTCTTCCAATCGCACAAACCATTTGTCGGGAGCTAACTGAGAGTAGCATCTACACTATTACAGAAGCAAAAGGGTGTGAACAGATAGAAAATCTGGCGCACTTTGTAAAGGACGAATTTCACCACTTCAACGCTTTTATCTTTATTGGCGCTATGGGGATTTGTGTTCGTAGCATAGCTTCGTGCTTGGAAGATAAGTATACCGATCCTGCTGTTATCAACGTGGATAGCACCGGACGTTATGTTGTTTCTGTGTTATCAGGACATATTGGTGGAGCCAACGAACTGACACAACACGTGGCAGCCATTCTGGGGGCAGAAGCTGTTGTTACGACTCAAAGCGATAATAATGGGCTTTGGGCGCTGGATACTTTGGCGAAAAAATATAACTGGACTAGCTCTATCTCGGGTGATAGCATGAATCATATAATAACGGCTTTCGTCAATGGGCAACCGACTGCTCTATTACTTGACATAAAAGATAGTGGTACGCAGTATTTGGAGCAAACTTGTCCCGATCACATCACCATATTCTATCACTTTAATGAAATTATCCAAGAAGATTATCAATTGATTTTGGCGGTAACTCCTTTTATTTATTCTTCTGCCACCCCTATGCTGTCCTACTATCCTGCGGTGATGCATCTGGGCATTGGATGCAGGAAAAATTGTTCTCCCAATGGAATCGGCTCATATATTCACAAAGAGTTGCTTAATCACAAAATTGCTGCGCAGTCTGTATCAAGTATTTCAACCATAGAGCTGAAGAAAGATGAGCCATTATTGCTGCATCTGTTCGAGGAGTTTCCGCAAAGCTGTCTTCATATTTATTCTGCCGACGAATTGAAAGAGATAGAAGTGCCCAATCCATCGGAAAGGGTCTTTGAGGCTACGGGAGTTTATGGGGTAGCCGAAGCATCTGCTTTGAAAAGTGCGGCTAATGGTCCCTTACTGATAGAGAAAGAAAAAGGGATGCTGACTGAAAATAACAACTTCACTTTTGCACTTGCGCTAGATAGTAGTGCACTTCGTAGCGGACACATAGAAATAGTCGGTGCCGGTCCGGGAGATCCGGAACTGGTATCAGTGAGAGGTCAGCGAATGCTTCAGGAAGCTGATCTTATTCTCTATGCCGGAAGTCTGGTTCCTCGCGAATTAACACTTTGTGCCAAGGTTGGTGCAACGGTACGCAGTTCCGCTTCTATGAGTCTGGAGGAACAGTTTGCTCTTATGAAGAGCTTTTACGACAAAGGATTATTCATTGTCCGCCTTCATACCGGTGATCCCTGTATTTATGGTGCCATACAAGAGCAGATGGCCTTCTTTGACAAGCATAGCATGAGTTATCACATCACGCCGGGAATATCTTCCTTTCAGGCAGCGGCAGCAGCATTGCAATCACAGTTTACCATTCCGGAAAAGGTGCAAACGATCATCCTCACTCGTGGTGAAGGACGTACTCCTATGCCGGAGAAAGAAAAGTTGCATTTGTTGGCTCGCTCGCAAAGCACCATGTGCATCTTCCTTAGCGCGTCCGTGGTTGATCAGGTTCAGGAAGAGTTATTACAACACTACCCACCCACTACACCGGTCGCTGCATGTTATCACCTCACGTGGAAGGACGAACGTATCTTTCGTGGTGAACTGAAAGATTTGGCCCGCATCGTTAAAGAGAACGAACTAACACTTACTACGATGATTGTGGTCGGTGATGCCATTGACAACAGGAAAGGACTTTCGCACTTGTATTCATCTAAATTCACTCATTTGTTCCGCCGCTCGGAAGACGATAAGGAAGAAGCATGA
- a CDS encoding phosphoribosyltransferase, which produces MGGKTFEEVMERFRTLPISEEFDVIVAIANGGIVPAAIINQRLQKKIHLLKINLRDENQQPKYNRPQLVAPIDFDFKDKRILLVDDRIKTGSTLVFARELLKGAKLIKTFAVNGNADYALYNEACFKFPWIV; this is translated from the coding sequence ATGGGAGGAAAAACATTCGAAGAGGTGATGGAGCGTTTTCGCACCCTGCCGATAAGCGAAGAGTTTGATGTGATTGTGGCCATTGCCAACGGTGGTATCGTTCCGGCAGCAATCATCAACCAACGGTTGCAAAAAAAAATACATCTGCTAAAGATTAATCTCAGAGATGAAAATCAGCAACCGAAGTACAACCGTCCACAGTTGGTGGCACCCATTGATTTTGATTTTAAGGATAAGCGCATCTTGCTTGTAGACGATCGGATTAAAACAGGAAGTACCCTTGTGTTTGCCCGCGAACTGTTGAAAGGGGCGAAACTGATAAAGACATTTGCAGTAAATGGGAATGCCGATTATGCTTTGTACAACGAGGCATGTTTCAAATTTCCCTGGATAGTATAA
- a CDS encoding DUF362 domain-containing protein, whose product MDRRDFLRTVAITGAAMTIQHSEAMEILTQSVSKLGGSKVDLVAVMGGEPEAMFRRAITEMGGMKKFVKPGQKVVVKPNIGWDKVPELAGNTNPKLVGEIVKQCFAAGAKEVTVFDHTCDDWQKCYKNSGIEAAAKAAGAKVMPAHLESYYRTAPLPGGKIMKQAKIHEAILNCDVWINVPVLKNHGGANLTMSMKNLMGIVWDRGFFHQNDLQQCIADMCMLQKKAVLNVVDAYRVMKTNGPRGRSTSDVVLAKGLFMSQDIVAVDTAAAKFFNQIREMPLDTVGHLANGQALKIGTMDLEKLNIKRIKM is encoded by the coding sequence ATGGATAGAAGAGATTTTCTGAGAACAGTGGCTATAACCGGTGCTGCCATGACGATACAGCATTCTGAAGCCATGGAGATATTGACACAGTCGGTTAGTAAGTTGGGAGGAAGTAAAGTAGACCTCGTGGCTGTAATGGGCGGTGAACCTGAAGCGATGTTTCGCCGTGCAATTACCGAAATGGGAGGCATGAAGAAGTTTGTGAAACCGGGACAAAAAGTGGTGGTAAAACCAAATATCGGTTGGGACAAGGTTCCTGAACTGGCTGGAAACACCAATCCGAAACTTGTGGGAGAGATCGTAAAACAATGTTTTGCTGCCGGAGCCAAAGAGGTGACGGTGTTTGACCATACATGCGACGACTGGCAAAAGTGCTACAAGAACAGTGGCATAGAAGCTGCAGCAAAAGCTGCGGGAGCAAAGGTGATGCCTGCTCATCTGGAATCATATTATCGCACTGCTCCTCTGCCCGGAGGAAAAATTATGAAGCAAGCTAAAATACACGAAGCCATCTTGAATTGTGACGTATGGATCAATGTACCCGTATTGAAGAATCACGGCGGAGCCAACCTCACCATGTCGATGAAGAATCTCATGGGCATCGTGTGGGATCGCGGATTCTTTCATCAAAACGACCTCCAGCAGTGCATTGCGGATATGTGTATGTTGCAAAAGAAAGCTGTGCTGAATGTGGTGGACGCTTATCGGGTGATGAAGACAAACGGTCCCCGCGGACGTTCTACTTCTGATGTGGTATTGGCCAAAGGACTCTTCATGTCACAGGATATTGTGGCGGTAGACACGGCTGCGGCTAAATTCTTCAATCAAATACGTGAAATGCCGCTCGATACCGTAGGGCATCTGGCCAATGGGCAAGCGTTGAAAATAGGAACGATGGATTTAGAGAAACTGAATATCAAGCGAATAAAGATGTAA
- a CDS encoding 4Fe-4S dicluster domain-containing protein: MLRITRIIIATLFFLLITFYFLDFAGILPESAHWLAKIQFVPALLSLSVIILIVLTVLTLLMGRIYCSVICPMGVFQDVMSRISRLFAKKKKKFTYSRPKTLLRWIVLAVTVLAFVFGISFVVGLLDPYSAYGRMITSIFKPAYMLCNNLLESIFSRQENYTFYKVDIAIRSILSVVIGSATFLLIGFLAWRNGRTWCNTMCPVGTVLGFLSRFSVFKIRIDLNKCTSCGICATKCKASCINVSTHAVDYSRCVNCFDCLEDCRQEAISFMPSIAITRQGVDASKRRFMTAGITTALVAPQALLHAQSTLLSTGKAYKKKNPLTPPGSVSLEHFQEHCTSCHLCVSKCPSHVLKPAFMEYGLEGMMQPTVDFEKGFCNFDCTVCGDVCPTAAIKPLTVQQKHVTQIGYVVFILENCIVHTDNTSCGACSEHCPTQAIAMVPYKDGLTIPQVDREICVGCGGCEYVCPARPYRAVHIEGNPVQIAAKPFKEEKKEKVEIDNFGF, encoded by the coding sequence ATGCTTAGAATAACACGAATAATAATAGCGACTTTATTTTTTCTATTGATCACCTTTTATTTTCTGGACTTTGCTGGAATATTACCTGAAAGTGCTCACTGGTTGGCTAAAATACAATTCGTACCTGCACTACTCTCGTTAAGCGTCATCATACTGATTGTTCTAACTGTGCTCACTTTGCTTATGGGACGAATCTACTGTTCAGTGATTTGCCCCATGGGTGTTTTTCAAGATGTGATGAGCCGCATCTCTCGCCTCTTTGCTAAGAAAAAGAAGAAGTTCACTTATAGCAGACCCAAGACGTTACTACGTTGGATTGTATTAGCAGTTACTGTTTTGGCTTTCGTCTTCGGGATCTCTTTCGTTGTGGGGCTGCTCGACCCTTACAGTGCGTATGGCAGAATGATCACTAGCATCTTCAAACCGGCATACATGCTATGCAATAATCTATTGGAGAGCATCTTTTCCCGCCAAGAGAATTATACTTTTTACAAAGTAGATATAGCCATTCGTAGCATCCTCTCTGTCGTCATAGGAAGTGCGACCTTCTTGCTGATCGGCTTTCTGGCATGGAGAAACGGGCGTACGTGGTGCAACACGATGTGCCCCGTAGGTACTGTGCTGGGATTTCTTAGTCGGTTCTCCGTATTCAAGATACGTATTGATCTGAACAAGTGTACCAGTTGCGGAATATGTGCCACTAAGTGCAAGGCTTCGTGCATCAACGTATCTACACATGCCGTAGACTACAGCCGTTGCGTGAATTGTTTCGACTGTTTGGAGGATTGTCGGCAAGAAGCGATAAGCTTTATGCCCTCCATTGCCATCACCCGTCAAGGAGTAGATGCTTCTAAACGTCGCTTTATGACTGCCGGAATCACTACCGCACTTGTGGCTCCACAAGCCTTGCTACATGCACAATCTACCCTACTAAGCACAGGCAAAGCCTATAAAAAAAAGAATCCGTTGACCCCACCGGGATCTGTCAGTCTCGAACACTTTCAGGAACACTGCACCTCATGTCATCTGTGCGTAAGCAAATGTCCCTCTCATGTATTGAAACCGGCATTTATGGAGTACGGCTTGGAGGGAATGATGCAGCCTACGGTAGATTTTGAAAAAGGTTTTTGTAATTTTGACTGTACGGTATGTGGCGACGTATGCCCTACAGCTGCTATAAAACCTTTAACAGTGCAGCAAAAACATGTTACCCAAATCGGCTATGTGGTCTTCATACTGGAAAATTGCATCGTTCACACAGACAATACTAGTTGTGGAGCCTGCTCGGAACATTGTCCCACTCAAGCTATTGCTATGGTACCCTACAAAGATGGGCTAACCATTCCTCAAGTGGACAGAGAGATTTGTGTAGGTTGCGGTGGTTGCGAGTATGTTTGTCCCGCACGCCCCTACAGAGCCGTTCATATTGAAGGTAATCCGGTGCAGATAGCAGCCAAACCATTCAAAGAAGAGAAAAAAGAAAAAGTTGAAATAGATAACTTTGGATTTTGA
- a CDS encoding alpha-amylase family protein, with protein MDYKKKIIIYQILPRLFGNDNNHCINNNDIVANGCGKFADFTPKAFEEIKKLGVTHIWYTGIIEHATQTDYRRYNIRLDHPAVVKGKAGSPYAIKDYYDVDPDLALDVQQRMIEFEALVKRTHASNLKMIIDFVPNHVARQYHSDVQPKGTEELGAGDDVNQSFSPYNNFYYIPQSEFRGQFDLKAGTAESYREFPAKATGNNRFDATPNINDWYETVKLNYGIDYSNGGTCCFSPIPDTWIKMLDILLFWSAKGVDGFRCDMAEMVPVEFWEWVIPQIKNQYPQLLFIAEVYNPAEYRNYLQRGKFDYLYDKVGLYDTLRNVTCGYDSATTISRSWQSLGGIEKKMLNFLENHDEQRIASDFFIGDPRKGIPALIVSACMNTNPMMIYFGQELGEPGMDNEGFSGRDGRTTIFDYWSIDSIRRWRNGGQFDEKKMTEEQKYLQKTYRHILNLCNKEQAISEGVFFDLMYVNQNGWRFNEHKQYVFLRKHKRELLLVLVNFDCISAEVAVNLPSHAFDYLQIPQIESCQATDLLTGKKETISLLPYKATETFVGAYGGKILKIKL; from the coding sequence ATGGATTACAAGAAGAAAATCATCATCTATCAAATACTGCCACGCTTGTTTGGTAACGATAACAATCACTGCATCAACAACAATGACATAGTGGCCAATGGCTGCGGCAAGTTTGCAGACTTTACTCCCAAAGCCTTTGAAGAGATAAAGAAACTTGGCGTTACGCATATATGGTACACAGGAATCATTGAGCATGCCACCCAAACAGATTATAGACGATATAACATTCGCCTAGACCATCCGGCTGTAGTGAAAGGCAAAGCAGGTTCGCCGTATGCCATAAAAGATTATTATGATGTGGATCCGGACTTGGCTTTGGATGTTCAGCAACGAATGATTGAGTTTGAAGCACTTGTGAAACGTACGCATGCAAGCAACTTAAAAATGATTATTGATTTTGTACCCAATCATGTGGCACGTCAATATCATTCTGACGTGCAGCCTAAGGGTACTGAAGAGCTTGGTGCCGGTGACGATGTGAATCAATCATTCAGCCCATATAACAATTTTTACTACATTCCACAATCGGAGTTTCGAGGACAGTTCGACCTTAAAGCCGGTACTGCCGAATCTTATAGAGAATTTCCTGCAAAAGCTACGGGTAACAATCGTTTTGATGCAACCCCGAACATAAATGACTGGTATGAAACGGTGAAGCTCAACTATGGTATAGATTACTCAAATGGTGGTACTTGTTGTTTCTCTCCCATCCCCGATACGTGGATCAAGATGTTGGATATCCTTCTATTTTGGTCAGCAAAAGGTGTTGATGGCTTCCGCTGTGACATGGCAGAGATGGTGCCCGTGGAGTTTTGGGAATGGGTCATCCCACAAATAAAGAATCAATATCCACAGCTACTGTTCATTGCCGAGGTGTACAATCCTGCCGAATATCGCAACTATTTGCAACGTGGCAAGTTCGATTATCTATACGACAAAGTGGGACTGTATGACACACTTCGCAATGTGACCTGCGGATACGATTCGGCCACTACCATTAGTCGTAGTTGGCAAAGTTTAGGTGGTATAGAAAAGAAAATGCTGAATTTTCTGGAGAACCACGACGAACAACGCATTGCCTCAGATTTCTTTATTGGTGACCCTCGCAAAGGCATCCCTGCTCTTATTGTTTCTGCTTGCATGAATACGAATCCGATGATGATTTACTTTGGCCAAGAGCTTGGCGAACCAGGTATGGACAATGAAGGTTTCAGTGGAAGAGACGGGAGAACAACTATCTTTGATTATTGGAGCATAGATAGCATTCGTCGGTGGAGAAACGGAGGTCAGTTTGATGAGAAGAAAATGACTGAAGAACAGAAATACCTACAAAAGACCTACCGCCATATACTCAATCTTTGTAATAAGGAACAGGCCATATCCGAAGGCGTTTTTTTTGATCTGATGTATGTGAACCAGAATGGTTGGAGATTTAACGAGCACAAGCAATACGTCTTTTTGCGGAAACACAAGCGTGAGTTACTCCTTGTTTTGGTCAACTTTGATTGCATCTCAGCAGAGGTGGCAGTGAATCTTCCGTCACATGCTTTCGATTATTTGCAAATACCTCAGATAGAATCGTGCCAAGCTACGGACTTGCTCACGGGTAAGAAAGAGACTATAAGCTTGCTTCCTTACAAAGCTACCGAAACATTCGTTGGAGCATATGGCGGTAAGATTTTGAAGATAAAGTTGTAA